The following coding sequences lie in one uncultured Celeribacter sp. genomic window:
- a CDS encoding antibiotic biosynthesis monooxygenase has protein sequence MPIISKDKTCQTVLTTFETTPGVAQDLMEALQSAFDEVISKQPGFISAALHINDAQTRIANYSQWQKREDYQAMLRTEEMRKRNREINGMCKSFEPVMYEVEGIY, from the coding sequence ATGCCGATCATTTCCAAAGACAAAACCTGTCAAACCGTTCTGACAACCTTCGAGACCACGCCCGGCGTGGCCCAGGATCTCATGGAGGCGCTTCAATCCGCCTTCGATGAGGTGATCTCGAAACAGCCGGGGTTCATTTCGGCGGCGCTTCATATCAACGACGCGCAAACCCGGATCGCCAATTATTCGCAATGGCAAAAGCGCGAGGATTACCAGGCAATGTTGCGCACCGAGGAGATGCGCAAACGCAATCGGGAGATCAACGGCATGTGCAAGTCGTTCGAACCCGTCATGTATGAAGTGGAAGGAATTTATTGA
- a CDS encoding response regulator transcription factor, with protein MRVLLAETNWNAMTAAAGLTEAGFLVTRVNDGRELMDFADFGEQSAIVLDLDMPDINGFKVIEQLRRKDPLKPIYALTEKTDWASRKKAYDCGADDVISGPVHPAALAAQIKAAVRRAAGYSSAALQVGALCLDTEQTLAMLHGKALQLTRKEYEILEMLVLNRERLVTRETFMNHLYAWDDEPDARIINVYLSRIRQQIENCGGDPEMVETVWGLGYRITSDTMRRKAA; from the coding sequence ATGCGCGTGCTGCTTGCCGAAACCAACTGGAATGCCATGACCGCCGCCGCCGGTCTGACCGAGGCCGGATTTCTCGTGACCCGTGTGAATGACGGGCGCGAATTGATGGATTTTGCCGATTTCGGCGAACAGAGCGCCATCGTTCTGGATCTCGACATGCCGGATATCAACGGCTTCAAAGTGATCGAGCAACTGCGCCGCAAAGATCCGCTGAAACCGATCTATGCGCTGACCGAGAAAACCGACTGGGCCAGCCGCAAGAAGGCCTATGACTGCGGCGCGGACGATGTGATTTCGGGTCCGGTGCATCCCGCCGCTTTGGCCGCACAGATCAAGGCCGCCGTGCGTCGTGCCGCAGGTTATTCCAGCGCCGCATTGCAGGTGGGGGCGCTGTGTCTGGACACGGAACAAACGCTGGCCATGCTTCATGGCAAGGCGTTGCAACTGACGCGCAAGGAATATGAAATCCTCGAGATGCTGGTGCTCAACCGTGAACGCCTGGTGACGCGGGAGACCTTTATGAACCATCTTTACGCTTGGGACGACGAACCCGATGCCCGGATCATCAACGTCTATTTGAGCCGCATCCGCCAGCAGATCGAGAACTGCGGTGGCGATCCCGAGATGGTCGAAACGGTTTGGGGACTGGGGTATAGGATCACATCCGACACAATGCGACGCAAAGCCGCCTGA